Genomic segment of Pirellulales bacterium:
CTGAAGCTGACACCCTACGGCCGGCAAAGCGGCATGAACGACGAGCAAATCTACGCGGGGGTCGAGAAAGCGCTGCGCAAGTATTTCGGCAAGCGCGGCGACCGCGTCGTGCAAGACAACATGAAATGCGTCAAACGTGGTTACAGCGAACTGGGCGAAGTTCCTGAGTCTTTGATCCATGCCGCCGTCGCGGCAGGTTAGGAGAATAAATCGCTATGAGCACCGTGACCAAGCCTTCGTCGATGAACGAGGCCAACGAGCGCGATCCCTTCAATAACAGCAGCTACGGCACGCTCATCGATGCGCCCTACAAGGACGTCCGGCTGCCGATTCTCGACGTTCATGATTTCAACGACCGGATCATTCGCGGCTACGAGGAAGGGACCGCCGAATGCGGCCTGCCCGCCGATCTGTCGGTCGCTCGATCGCTGATCCCCGCGGGAACCGCCACACTCCGCGATTTCAGCTACATCGCTCCCGATATCCCCGAGTATTTGCCGAACAACTGCACCGGCTGCATGGATTGCGTGACGCTCTGCCCCGATACGGCGATCCTCGGCAAGGTGCTCAGCGAAAGCGATTTCGAGACGCGGGTTGGCGAGATTCCCGATCCGGCCGATCGTGAGCTGTTTCGCAAGCAATGGTCGAAGACCCGCAAGTATTACGAAGGGCCGGCCAAGAAATCGGGCGAAGGGGGCATGTTCATGATCATCATCGACCCCAGCAAGTGCAAAGGGTGCGCGGAATGCGTCACCGTTTGCGACGACAACGCGCTGGCGATGATCCCCAAGACCGAGCAGGTGATGACCGACGTCCGCAAGAGCCACCGGCTATTCAAGCAAATCGGCCCGTCGGACAAGCGCTACGTCAGCGACAATCTGCTGATCGACATGATGCTCAAGGAGCAGACGCACATTTACACCGGCGGGGCGGGGAGCTGCGCCGGCTGCGGTGAGGGGACCGCGCTGCGGATGATGTGCGCCGCGACCGGAGCGAAGTATGGCGATCAATGGGGCATCATCGCCGCCACCGGCTGTAACACGGTTTACACCTCGACCTATCCCTACAATCCGTATCTCGTGCCCTGGACCAACTCGCTCTTCGAGAATGCCCCGGCGATGGCGATGGGCGTTCGCAGCCGCTGGGACCAGATGGGCTGGCAGGACCGGCCGCTCTGGTGCCTGGGGGGCGATGGGGCGATGTTCGACATCGGCTTTCAGTCCCTTTCGCGGCTGTTCGCCTCCGGGATGAATGT
This window contains:
- a CDS encoding thiamine pyrophosphate-dependent enzyme; amino-acid sequence: MSTVTKPSSMNEANERDPFNNSSYGTLIDAPYKDVRLPILDVHDFNDRIIRGYEEGTAECGLPADLSVARSLIPAGTATLRDFSYIAPDIPEYLPNNCTGCMDCVTLCPDTAILGKVLSESDFETRVGEIPDPADRELFRKQWSKTRKYYEGPAKKSGEGGMFMIIIDPSKCKGCAECVTVCDDNALAMIPKTEQVMTDVRKSHRLFKQIGPSDKRYVSDNLLIDMMLKEQTHIYTGGAGSCAGCGEGTALRMMCAATGAKYGDQWGIIAATGCNTVYTSTYPYNPYLVPWTNSLFENAPAMAMGVRSRWDQMGWQDRPLWCLGGDGAMFDIGFQSLSRLFASGMNVKVFVLDTQVYSNTGGQASTASYTGQNTKMSVHGSKTAGKQERRKEIAQIAMMHPRTFVAQTTCAHVNHFYRSVLDALEFDGPALVCCYTTCQPEHGVADNMATDQARLAVDTRAFPLLIYDPRKGDTIRERLSLQGNPAVNEDWWTNPKTGQTVDFVDFARSEGRFAKHFDKEGNPSPTLLRGKEDRLENWWLLQELAGVRGASKAAAKTAAAARPATTKPSAANGASKAPIGGNGNGQHAAAAPKVNFKIGSRIKYNDGSAWIAGIVESVEPAVLVLDDESVIRTNLEVLLAGAAEGLIVGG